Proteins from one Mesoplodon densirostris isolate mMesDen1 chromosome 1, mMesDen1 primary haplotype, whole genome shotgun sequence genomic window:
- the NAA11 gene encoding LOW QUALITY PROTEIN: N-alpha-acetyltransferase 11 (The sequence of the model RefSeq protein was modified relative to this genomic sequence to represent the inferred CDS: deleted 1 base in 1 codon): MNIHSARPDDLVNLQPCNLLCLPENYQMKYYFYHGLSRPQLSYIAEDEDRKIVGYVLAKMEEDPDDVPHGHITSLAVKRSHRCLGLAQKLMDQASRAMIENFNAKYVSLHVRKSNRAALHLYSNALNFQVSEVEPKYCADGEDAYAMKPGLSQMADELRRQLELKEKGRYVVLGSRENQEVQSSTLPGSEEPCQEKNPAADDTGSDSKEPSESTESPRAQDSSEDTLHLLEPA; this comes from the exons ATGAACATCCACAGTGCTCGGCCAGACGACCTGGTGAACCTGCAACCCTGCAACCTCCTTTGCCTTCCGGAGAACTACCAGATGAAATACTATTTCTACCATGGCCTTTCCAGACCCCAGCTCTCTTACATCGCTGAGGATGAGGACAGGAAGATTGTGGGCTACGTCCTGGCCAAAATGGAGGAGGACCCAGATGATGTCCCACACGGACATATCACCTCCCTGGCTGTGAAGCGTTCACACCGGTGCCTCGGCCTGGCCCAG AAGCTGATGGACCAGGCCTCCCGGGCCATGATAGAGAACTTTAATGCCAAGTATGTGTCCCTGCATGTCAGGAAGAGTAACCGGGCAGCCTTGCACCTCTATTCTAATGCTCTCAACTTTCAGGTTAGTGAGGTGGAACCCAAATACTGTGCAGATGGAGAAGATGCTTATGCTATGAAACCAGGTCTGTCGCAGATGGCAGATGAGCTAAGGAGGCAGCTGGAGCTGAAGGAGAAGGGCAGGTATGTTGTGCTGGGCTCCAGGGAGAACCAGGAGGTCCAGAGCAGCACACTTCCTGGTTCCGAAGAGCCCTGTCAAGAGAAGAACCCGGCCGCTGACGATACTGGCAGTGACAGCAAGGAACCCAGCGAGTCCACGGAAAGTCCCCGTGCCCAGGACAGCTCAGAAGACACACTCCACCTCCTAGAGCCTGCTTAA